Proteins from a single region of Pseudomonas quebecensis:
- a CDS encoding ferritin-like domain-containing protein yields MTDINKESISVLNDLIETSIDGQKGFKECAEDIKHPELKALFAKRSADCATAAAELKTAVRALGGDPEDSGSVAGALHRGWVDVKSMVTGKDEEAVLNEAERGEDHALKAYREAIEKINKHNLLGIRDLVERQYHGVQRNHDQVKALRNQARAQS; encoded by the coding sequence ATGACTGACATCAACAAAGAATCGATCTCTGTACTGAACGACCTGATCGAAACCAGCATCGACGGTCAAAAAGGTTTCAAAGAGTGCGCTGAAGACATCAAGCACCCAGAACTCAAGGCGCTGTTTGCCAAGCGTTCTGCTGATTGCGCCACCGCTGCCGCCGAGCTGAAAACCGCCGTGCGTGCCCTGGGTGGTGATCCGGAAGATTCCGGCAGCGTTGCCGGCGCACTGCACCGTGGTTGGGTCGACGTTAAGTCGATGGTGACCGGTAAAGATGAAGAGGCTGTGCTGAACGAAGCCGAGCGCGGTGAAGACCACGCACTCAAGGCTTACCGTGAAGCGATCGAGAAGATCAACAAGCACAACCTGCTGGGCATTCGTGACCTGGTTGAGCGTCAGTACCATGGCGTACAACGCAATCACGACCAAGTGAAAGCCCTGCGTAACCAGGCTCGCGCTCAGTCGTAA
- a CDS encoding MaoC family dehydratase, which produces MTQVTNTPYEALEVGQTASYSKTVEERDIQLFAAMSGDHNPVHLDAEYAKATMFKERIAHGMFSGALISAAVACELPGPGTIYIGQQMSFQKPVKIGDTLTVRLEILEKLPKFRVRIATRVFNQRDELVVDGEAEILAPRKQQVVTLTELPPISIG; this is translated from the coding sequence ATGACCCAGGTTACCAATACCCCGTACGAAGCCCTTGAAGTCGGCCAGACCGCCAGCTACAGCAAAACCGTTGAAGAGCGCGATATCCAGCTGTTCGCCGCCATGTCCGGTGACCACAACCCGGTGCATTTGGATGCGGAATACGCGAAGGCGACCATGTTCAAGGAGCGTATCGCCCACGGCATGTTCAGCGGCGCACTGATCAGCGCAGCGGTCGCCTGTGAGTTGCCTGGGCCGGGTACCATTTACATCGGCCAGCAGATGAGTTTCCAGAAGCCGGTGAAGATTGGCGACACCTTGACCGTGCGCCTGGAAATCCTGGAAAAACTACCCAAGTTCCGCGTGCGCATTGCCACCCGTGTGTTCAACCAGCGCGATGAGCTGGTGGTGGATGGCGAGGCGGAGATCCTCGCACCGCGTAAACAGCAGGTGGTGACCCTGACCGAACTGCCGCCGATCAGCATCGGCTGA
- the fadD2 gene encoding long-chain-fatty-acid--CoA ligase FadD2 — translation MQPDFWNDKRAAGVPNDIDLTTYKSVIEVFERSCKAFADRPAFSNMGITLTYAELERQSAAFAGYLQHHTDLKPGERIAVQMPNVLHYPIAVFGALRAGLIVVNTNPLYTPREMRHQFKDAGVRALVYLNLFGSRVQEVCADTEIDYLIEAKMGDFLPAVKGWLVNTVVDKVKKMVPAYHLPRAVSFKRALRMGAGLGVTRHPVTLDDIAVLQYTGGTTGLAKGAMLTHGNLVANMQQARACMSQVSDNGQPLVREGQEVMIAPLPLYHIYAFTANCMCMMVTGNHNVLITNPRDIGGFIKELKKWRFSCLLGLNTLFVALMDHPDFKTLDFSHLKITNSGGTALVKATAERWKALTGCTIGEGYGLTETSPVASTNPYGSQSRLGTVGMPVPGTAMKVIDDEGHELPLGERGELCIKGPQVMKGYWQQPAATAETLDAEGWLKTGDIAVIDSDGFVSIVDRKKDLIIVSGFNVYPNEIEDVVMAHPAVASCAVIGVPDERTGEAVKLFVVARSQGVSLEELKAYCKANFTGYKVPKHIVLRESLPMTPVGKILRRELREIA, via the coding sequence ATGCAACCTGATTTCTGGAATGACAAACGTGCGGCGGGCGTTCCCAATGACATCGACCTCACCACCTACAAGTCGGTGATCGAAGTGTTCGAGCGGTCCTGCAAGGCGTTCGCCGACCGTCCGGCATTCAGCAACATGGGCATCACCCTCACGTACGCCGAGCTTGAACGCCAGAGCGCGGCGTTCGCCGGCTACCTGCAGCATCACACCGACCTCAAGCCCGGCGAGCGCATCGCGGTGCAGATGCCCAACGTGCTGCATTACCCGATTGCCGTGTTCGGCGCGCTGCGCGCCGGGCTGATCGTGGTCAACACCAACCCGCTGTACACCCCGCGTGAGATGCGCCACCAGTTCAAGGATGCCGGCGTGCGCGCGCTGGTCTACCTCAACCTGTTCGGTTCACGGGTGCAGGAGGTGTGCGCGGACACCGAGATCGACTACCTGATCGAAGCGAAAATGGGCGACTTCCTGCCCGCGGTCAAAGGCTGGCTGGTCAACACCGTCGTCGACAAGGTCAAGAAGATGGTCCCGGCCTACCACCTGCCGCGCGCCGTGTCGTTCAAGCGCGCGCTGCGCATGGGGGCGGGCCTGGGCGTGACCCGCCACCCGGTGACCCTGGATGACATCGCCGTGTTGCAATACACAGGCGGCACCACCGGCCTGGCCAAGGGCGCGATGCTGACCCACGGCAATCTGGTCGCCAATATGCAGCAGGCGCGGGCGTGCATGTCCCAGGTCAGCGACAACGGTCAGCCGCTGGTGCGCGAAGGGCAGGAGGTGATGATTGCGCCGCTGCCGCTGTACCACATCTATGCCTTCACCGCGAACTGCATGTGCATGATGGTGACCGGCAACCACAACGTGCTGATCACCAACCCCCGCGACATCGGTGGGTTTATCAAGGAGTTGAAAAAATGGCGGTTCTCCTGCCTGCTGGGGTTGAACACCCTGTTTGTGGCGCTGATGGACCACCCGGACTTCAAGACCCTGGATTTCTCCCACCTCAAGATCACCAATTCCGGCGGTACTGCCCTGGTCAAGGCCACCGCCGAGCGCTGGAAGGCCCTGACCGGCTGCACCATCGGCGAAGGCTACGGCCTGACCGAAACCTCGCCGGTGGCCAGCACCAATCCTTACGGCAGCCAGTCGCGGCTGGGCACCGTGGGCATGCCGGTGCCGGGTACGGCGATGAAAGTGATCGATGACGAAGGCCACGAATTGCCCCTGGGGGAGCGCGGCGAATTGTGCATCAAGGGCCCGCAGGTGATGAAAGGCTACTGGCAACAGCCGGCGGCAACCGCCGAAACCCTGGATGCCGAGGGCTGGCTGAAAACCGGGGATATCGCGGTGATCGACAGCGACGGTTTTGTGAGCATCGTCGACCGCAAGAAAGACCTGATCATCGTGTCCGGTTTCAACGTATACCCCAACGAAATCGAAGACGTGGTAATGGCCCACCCGGCGGTGGCCAGTTGTGCGGTGATCGGCGTGCCGGACGAGCGCACCGGGGAAGCGGTAAAGCTGTTCGTGGTAGCGCGTTCTCAGGGCGTTAGCCTTGAAGAACTGAAGGCCTACTGCAAGGCCAACTTCACCGGCTACAAAGTGCCCAAGCACATCGTCTTGCGTGAGTCGTTGCCGATGACGCCGGTGGGCAAGATCCTGCGCAGGGAGCTGCGCGAGATCGCCTGA
- a CDS encoding alpha/beta hydrolase, protein MNPSTFWLTANDHTRLYVNQWMPQAPIKAVVMVSHGMAEHSGRYARLAQALCDAGYGVYAPDQRGHGRTADEGTLGLFAERDGWSKVVGDLASLNQHIGQQHPGLPIVLLGHSMGSYIAQAYLLHHSASLHGAILSGSNFQPVALYRAARLIARAERLRQGVRGRSALIDFLSFGSFNKAFKPNRTAFDWLSRDPDEVDKYINDPLCGFRCTNQLWVDLLGGLQQISKASNLRQIDPGLPILVMGGECDPVSEGKRLTHLAQALQAAGCQHLQLTIYPQARHEVFNETNRSQVTADVLTWLDHALSLHRPPRCE, encoded by the coding sequence ATGAACCCGTCCACCTTCTGGCTGACCGCCAACGATCACACTCGTCTCTACGTGAATCAATGGATGCCGCAGGCTCCGATCAAGGCCGTGGTGATGGTGTCCCATGGCATGGCTGAGCACAGCGGGCGCTATGCGCGGCTGGCCCAGGCGCTGTGCGACGCGGGCTACGGCGTGTACGCGCCGGACCAGCGCGGTCATGGCCGGACCGCCGATGAAGGTACTCTGGGGTTGTTCGCCGAGCGCGACGGTTGGAGCAAAGTGGTGGGCGATCTGGCCAGCCTCAACCAGCACATCGGCCAACAGCATCCGGGGCTGCCGATCGTGCTGCTGGGGCATAGCATGGGCAGCTACATCGCCCAGGCGTACCTGCTGCACCACAGCGCCAGCCTGCATGGGGCGATTCTCAGCGGGTCGAATTTCCAGCCGGTGGCGCTGTACCGCGCCGCCCGCCTGATCGCTCGCGCCGAACGCCTGCGCCAAGGCGTGCGCGGTCGCAGCGCGCTGATTGACTTTCTGTCGTTCGGCTCATTCAACAAAGCATTCAAACCCAATCGCACAGCTTTCGACTGGCTCAGCCGCGACCCGGACGAGGTGGATAAGTACATCAACGATCCACTCTGTGGCTTTCGCTGCACCAACCAATTGTGGGTGGACCTGCTCGGCGGCTTGCAGCAGATCAGCAAAGCGTCCAACCTGCGGCAGATCGATCCGGGCCTGCCGATTCTGGTAATGGGCGGCGAATGTGATCCGGTCAGTGAGGGCAAGCGTCTCACCCACCTGGCCCAGGCCCTGCAAGCGGCCGGCTGCCAGCACCTGCAGCTGACTATTTACCCGCAGGCGCGTCATGAAGTGTTCAACGAAACCAATCGTTCGCAAGTCACGGCGGATGTACTGACATGGCTGGACCACGCCCTGAGCTTGCATCGGCCGCCCCGCTGCGAATAA
- the zwf gene encoding glucose-6-phosphate dehydrogenase, whose product MPSITVEPCTFALFGALGDLALRKLFPALYQLDGAGLLHDDTRILALAREAGSEQQHLAHIEKELRKYVGKELDESIAQRFLARLTYVHVDFLKADDYVALAEKAGTEQRLIAYFATPAAVYGAICENLSKVGLADNTRVVLEKPIGSDLESSRKVNDAVAQFFPENRTYRIDHYLGKETVQNLIALRFANSLFETQWNQHYISHVEITVAEQVGIEGRWGYFDKAGQLRDMIQNHLLQLLCLIAMDPPADLSADSIRDEKVKVLKALAPISPDGLTTQVVRGQYIAGYSAGKPVPGYLEEENSNTQSDTETFVALRADIRNWRWAGVPFYLRTGKRMPQKLSQIVIHFKEPSHYIFAPEQRLQISNKLIIRLQPDEGISLRVMTKEQGLDKGMQLRSGPLQLNFSDTYRSARIPDAYERLLLEVMRGNQNLFVRKDEIEAAWKWCDQLIAGWKKSGDAPKPYAAGSWGPMSSIALITRDGRSWYGDI is encoded by the coding sequence ATGCCTTCGATAACCGTAGAACCCTGCACCTTTGCCCTGTTTGGCGCCTTGGGTGATCTGGCGCTGCGCAAGTTGTTTCCTGCCCTGTATCAGCTTGATGGTGCCGGGCTCCTGCACGATGACACACGCATCCTGGCCCTGGCCCGTGAAGCCGGTTCCGAGCAGCAGCACCTGGCCCATATCGAAAAAGAACTGCGCAAGTACGTCGGCAAGGAACTGGACGAGAGCATCGCCCAGCGCTTTCTGGCGCGCCTGACCTATGTTCACGTCGATTTCTTGAAAGCCGACGACTATGTGGCCCTGGCCGAAAAGGCCGGCACCGAACAACGCTTGATCGCTTACTTCGCCACCCCGGCGGCGGTGTATGGCGCGATCTGCGAGAACCTGTCCAAGGTCGGCCTGGCGGACAACACCCGTGTGGTATTGGAAAAGCCGATCGGTTCGGACCTGGAGTCCTCGCGCAAGGTCAACGACGCCGTGGCGCAGTTTTTCCCGGAAAACCGCACCTATCGCATCGACCATTACCTGGGCAAAGAGACCGTCCAGAACCTGATCGCGCTGCGTTTCGCCAACAGCCTGTTCGAAACCCAGTGGAACCAGCACTACATTTCCCACGTGGAAATCACCGTGGCCGAGCAGGTCGGCATCGAAGGCCGCTGGGGTTACTTCGACAAAGCCGGCCAGCTGCGTGACATGATCCAGAACCACCTGTTGCAGCTGCTTTGCCTGATCGCCATGGACCCACCGGCCGACCTGTCCGCCGACAGTATCCGCGACGAGAAGGTCAAGGTGCTCAAGGCCCTGGCGCCGATCAGCCCGGACGGTCTGACCACCCAAGTGGTGCGTGGCCAATACATCGCCGGCTACAGCGCCGGCAAGCCGGTGCCCGGATACCTGGAAGAAGAGAACTCCAACACTCAGAGCGACACCGAAACCTTCGTCGCCCTGCGGGCCGATATCCGTAACTGGCGTTGGGCCGGAGTGCCGTTCTACCTGCGTACCGGCAAGCGCATGCCGCAAAAACTGTCGCAGATCGTTATCCATTTCAAGGAACCGTCCCACTATATCTTCGCTCCCGAGCAGCGCCTGCAGATCAGCAACAAGTTGATCATCCGCCTGCAGCCGGACGAAGGGATTTCCTTGCGTGTAATGACCAAGGAACAGGGGCTGGACAAGGGCATGCAACTGCGCAGCGGCCCGCTGCAACTGAATTTTTCCGATACCTATCGCAGCGCGCGCATCCCCGATGCCTACGAGCGTCTGCTGCTGGAAGTGATGCGCGGCAATCAGAACCTGTTTGTTCGCAAAGATGAAATCGAAGCCGCGTGGAAGTGGTGTGACCAGTTGATCGCCGGGTGGAAGAAATCCGGTGATGCGCCCAAGCCGTATGCAGCGGGCTCCTGGGGGCCGATGAGCTCCATTGCACTGATCACGCGGGATGGGAGGTCGTGGTATGGCGATATCTGA
- a CDS encoding aminotransferase class V-fold PLP-dependent enzyme, protein MPCNADNEAHWQAIAQRYDCEPGPINLENGYFGRMSRAVQAQYLEHVAFINRSNAVYVRQRFEQGESVEIRRQLAALIEVDPESVAFTRNATEALQSLIRNYNRLQPGDQVLISDLEYDTVKGAMRWLAAHRGVEVVELSHTHPASFDSLLQTYRDAFAQHPRLKLMALTHVTHRTGLVMPVADIAQAARAHGVDVILDGAHALGQIDFNLAELGIQFAGFNLHKWIGAPLTLGFLYIAPERLADIDTDMGEFHYPTTDVRARTSYSTPNFPALMTLPRVLDEHRALGGAAAKGARVNYLRNVWVSQVRALPGIEVLTPDDPRLYCGITAFKFSGRDQQAMAERLLKDYNLFTTTRVGASFGTCIRVTPGLVTSVADIHHLIHAITELHHRPR, encoded by the coding sequence ATGCCCTGCAATGCCGATAACGAAGCGCACTGGCAAGCCATCGCCCAGCGCTATGACTGTGAGCCAGGCCCGATCAATCTGGAAAATGGCTACTTTGGTCGCATGAGCCGTGCGGTCCAGGCGCAATACCTGGAGCATGTAGCGTTTATCAACCGCAGCAATGCGGTGTATGTGCGCCAGCGCTTTGAACAAGGCGAGAGCGTCGAGATCCGGCGCCAGCTCGCCGCCTTGATCGAAGTGGACCCCGAGTCGGTGGCGTTCACCCGCAACGCCACCGAAGCCTTGCAGTCGCTGATCCGCAATTACAATCGCCTGCAGCCGGGCGACCAGGTGCTGATCAGCGACCTGGAGTACGACACGGTCAAGGGCGCCATGCGCTGGCTGGCGGCGCATCGCGGTGTGGAGGTTGTCGAACTGTCCCACACCCACCCGGCCAGTTTCGACAGCCTGCTACAGACCTATCGCGATGCCTTCGCCCAACACCCGCGCCTCAAACTGATGGCTCTGACCCACGTCACCCATCGCACCGGGCTGGTGATGCCGGTAGCCGACATTGCTCAGGCTGCGCGGGCCCACGGCGTAGACGTGATCCTCGACGGTGCCCACGCCCTGGGCCAGATCGATTTCAACCTCGCCGAACTGGGCATCCAATTCGCCGGGTTCAACCTGCACAAGTGGATCGGCGCGCCGTTGACCCTGGGCTTTTTATACATCGCGCCGGAGCGCCTGGCCGATATCGACACGGACATGGGCGAATTTCACTACCCGACCACCGATGTACGCGCGCGTACCTCCTACAGCACGCCGAACTTTCCGGCGCTGATGACCCTGCCGCGGGTACTGGACGAGCATCGGGCGCTGGGCGGCGCGGCAGCCAAGGGCGCGCGGGTCAATTACCTGCGCAATGTGTGGGTGAGCCAGGTGCGGGCATTGCCGGGGATCGAGGTGCTGACGCCGGACGATCCAAGGTTGTATTGCGGGATTACCGCTTTCAAGTTCAGCGGTCGTGACCAGCAGGCGATGGCGGAGCGTTTGCTCAAGGACTACAACCTCTTCACCACGACGCGCGTCGGGGCATCGTTCGGGACGTGCATTCGGGTCACACCGGGGTTGGTCACCTCGGTGGCCGACATCCATCATCTGATCCATGCCATCACCGAACTGCACCACCGCCCTCGTTAG
- a CDS encoding bifunctional 4-hydroxy-2-oxoglutarate aldolase/2-dehydro-3-deoxy-phosphogluconate aldolase gives MKSPQPTVSMADKVALIDSLCAKARILPVITIAREQDILPLADALAAGGLTALEVTLRSEFGLKAIQVLREQRPELCTGAGTVLDRHMLEAAEVAGSQFIVTPGITRDLLEASVHSPIPLLPGISNASGIMEGYGLGYRRFKLFPAEVSGGVAAIKALGGPFGEVKFCPTGGVGPANIKSYMALKNVMCVGGSWMLDPEWVKNGDWARIQEVTAQALALLD, from the coding sequence ATGAAAAGCCCACAACCGACCGTGTCCATGGCGGATAAAGTTGCCTTGATCGACAGCCTCTGCGCCAAGGCGCGGATCCTGCCGGTGATCACCATCGCCCGCGAACAGGACATTCTGCCGCTGGCCGATGCCCTCGCGGCTGGCGGTTTGACCGCGTTGGAGGTGACTCTGCGTTCGGAGTTCGGCCTCAAGGCCATCCAGGTCCTGCGCGAGCAGCGTCCTGAGCTGTGCACCGGTGCCGGTACTGTGCTTGATCGTCACATGCTGGAGGCGGCGGAAGTGGCCGGCTCGCAGTTCATCGTTACCCCCGGGATCACCCGCGACCTGCTGGAAGCCTCGGTACACAGCCCGATCCCGCTGCTGCCGGGCATCAGCAATGCGTCCGGCATCATGGAAGGCTATGGCCTGGGCTACCGTCGTTTCAAGCTGTTCCCCGCTGAAGTCAGCGGTGGCGTAGCGGCGATCAAGGCGTTGGGTGGCCCGTTCGGCGAAGTGAAGTTCTGCCCCACCGGCGGCGTCGGCCCGGCCAATATCAAAAGCTACATGGCCTTGAAAAACGTGATGTGCGTGGGCGGCAGCTGGATGCTCGACCCAGAGTGGGTCAAGAACGGCGACTGGGCACGTATTCAGGAAGTCACCGCTCAGGCGCTGGCGCTGCTGGATTGA
- a CDS encoding DUF3820 family protein yields the protein MNPEKLELLVTREMPFGKYKGRIIADLPGPYLNWFAREGFPHGELGGLLALMQEIDHNGLSELLDPLRAKHGKPAPRH from the coding sequence ATGAACCCGGAAAAGCTGGAACTGCTGGTCACCCGCGAAATGCCCTTCGGCAAATACAAGGGCCGGATCATCGCCGACCTGCCCGGCCCTTACCTGAATTGGTTCGCCCGTGAAGGTTTCCCCCACGGCGAACTGGGCGGTCTGCTGGCACTGATGCAGGAAATCGACCACAACGGCCTGTCAGAACTGCTCGACCCACTGCGCGCCAAGCACGGCAAACCCGCCCCACGCCATTAA
- the pgl gene encoding 6-phosphogluconolactonase: MAISELKLPQGVNAHEYRTPALLADGLANDVAEQLRTAISARGVATLVVSGGRSPVAFFQNLAKQGLDWSKVTITLADERWVPVEHADSNAGLLKKYLLQGPAAKARFLSLYSAAANLEEAAEQADRLLAELPAIDVLVLGMGDDGHTASLFPNSPNLNEALQPDGTRRCWPMLAPTVPHQRLTMSRALLATAHYTVLSISGSSKLTTLSAALAGDDVAAMPIRAFLQPTLEIYWCP, from the coding sequence ATGGCGATATCTGAATTGAAACTGCCGCAAGGCGTCAACGCTCATGAGTACCGTACGCCTGCGTTGCTGGCGGACGGCCTGGCCAACGATGTGGCCGAGCAACTGCGCACGGCCATCAGTGCCCGCGGCGTCGCGACCCTGGTCGTATCCGGTGGGCGCAGCCCGGTGGCGTTTTTCCAGAACCTGGCCAAGCAGGGCCTGGACTGGTCGAAGGTCACCATCACGCTGGCCGACGAGCGCTGGGTACCGGTGGAACACGCCGACAGTAACGCCGGCCTGTTGAAGAAGTACCTGTTGCAGGGCCCGGCCGCCAAGGCGCGGTTCCTAAGCCTGTACAGCGCTGCCGCGAACCTTGAAGAAGCTGCCGAGCAGGCCGACCGCCTGCTGGCCGAACTGCCGGCCATCGATGTGCTGGTGTTGGGCATGGGCGATGACGGCCACACCGCCTCGCTGTTTCCCAACAGCCCGAACCTGAACGAAGCCCTGCAGCCCGACGGTACCCGCCGTTGCTGGCCAATGCTGGCGCCGACCGTGCCGCACCAGCGCCTGACCATGAGTCGCGCGTTGCTGGCCACGGCCCACTACACCGTACTGTCGATCTCCGGCAGTTCGAAATTGACCACCTTGAGCGCCGCGCTGGCCGGAGACGATGTCGCCGCCATGCCGATTCGCGCGTTTTTGCAACCTACTTTAGAGATTTACTGGTGCCCATGA